One stretch of Rhinatrema bivittatum chromosome 8, aRhiBiv1.1, whole genome shotgun sequence DNA includes these proteins:
- the PRDM12 gene encoding PR domain zinc finger protein 12, protein MMGSVLPAEALVLRTGLKQQGLSLTEMITSDILHSFLYGRWRNVLGEQLFEEKNNHSSPKTAFTAEVLAQSFSGEVQKLSSLVLPSEVIIAQSSIPGEGLGIFSKTWIKAGTEMGPFTGRVISPEHVDLCKNNNLMWEVFNEDSSVRYFIDASQEDHRSWMTYIKCARNEQEQNLEVVQIGNSIFYKAIETIPPDQELLVWYGNSHNTFLGIPGVPGLEEEQKKNKHDDFHPADSASAASGRMRCVICHRGFNSRSNLRSHMRIHTLDKPFVCRFCNRRFSQSSTLRNHVRLHTGERPYKCQVCQSAYSQLAGLRAHQKSARHRPSNSSLQPHSPSLPVPHPAALAHHIPTMVL, encoded by the exons ATGATGGGATCCGTGTTACCGGCCGAAGCCCTGGTTCTTAGGACCGGCCTGAAGCAGCAGGGGCTCTCTCTGACGGAGATGATCACCTCTGACATCTTGCACAGCTTTCTCTACGGGAGGTGGCGGAACGTCCTGGGGGAGCAACTGTTCGAGGAGAAAAACAACCACAGCAGCCCGAAAACCGCCTTCACCGCCGAGGTCCTGGCTCAGTCCTTCTCCGGGG AGGTGCAGAAACTGTCCAGCCTGGTGCTGCCCTCCGAGGTTATTATAGCCCAGAGCTCCATTCCCGGGGAAGGCTTGGGCATCTTCTCCAAGACCTGGATCAAAGCTGGCACCGAAATGGGCCCCTTCACGGGCAGGGTCATCTCCCCAGAGCACGTGGATCTGTGCAAGAACAACAACCTGATGTGGGAG GTATTTAATGAGGACAGCTCAGTTCGTTATTTCATAGATGCCAGCCAGGAAGACCATCGCAGTTGGATGACCTACATCAAGTGTGCAAGGAATGAGCAGGAGCAGAACCTGGAGGTGGTCCAGATTGGCAACAGCATATTCTACAAGGCAATTGAG ACAATTCCTCCAGACCAAGAGCTTCTGGTTTGGTATGGAAACTCGCACAACACCTTCCTGGGGATTCCAGGTGTACCAGGTCTGGAAGAAGAgcagaagaaaaataaacatG ATGATTTCCACCCGGCCGATTCTGCCAGCGCCGCTTCGGGGCGGATGCGCTGCGTGATCTGCCACCGGGGCTTCAACTCCCGCAGCAACCTGCGCTCCCACATGCGCATCCACACGCTGGACAAGCCCTTCGTGTGCCGCTTCTGCAACAGGCGCTTCAGCCAGTCCTCCACGCTGCGCAACCACGTGCGGTTGCACACGGGCGAGCGGCCCTACAAATGCCAGGTTTGCCAGAGCGCCTACTCGCAGCTGGCTGGCCTGCGAGCCCACCAGAAGAGCGCCCGGCACCGACCCTCGAACAGCTCCCTTCAGCCGCATTCCCCCTCGCTGCCCGTGCCGCACCCGGCCGCCCTGGCCCACCACATCCCCACCATGGTGCTGTGA